One Corythoichthys intestinalis isolate RoL2023-P3 chromosome 9, ASM3026506v1, whole genome shotgun sequence DNA window includes the following coding sequences:
- the rfesd gene encoding Rieske domain-containing protein — protein sequence MEDPKELFHFVGKKEDLIKAKRTFKTLDGRDVLIVYHQECFYALDYYCYHAAGKLENGDIEEIGGHLCIICPNHKYKISLAKGEGICKGVDRTKVPPMPVTFSKGVKQRVHTVKEINGDVYVELSKVPGWIESDYFQGEEGKENRAKAEAKASPNKGKDSS from the exons ATGGAGGACCCCAAAGAACTATTTCATTTTGTGGGCAAGAAAGAAGACCTAATCAAAGCAAAGCGCACATTCAAAACACTGGATGGTCGGGATGTGTTGATCGTCTACCACCAGGAATGCTTCTATGCTTTGGACTATTACTGCTATC ATGCCGCTGGAAAGCTTGAGAATGGAGACATTGAG GAAATAGGTGGCCATTTGTGCATAATTTGCCCCAATCACAAGTACAAGATTTCCCTTGCCAAAGGGGAGGGCATATGCAAGGGTGTTGACAGGACCAAAGTGCCGCCTATGCCCGTTACGTTCTCAAAAGGGGTGAAGCAGCGGGTCCACACAGTGAAAGAGATCAACGGGGATGTCTATGTGGAGCTTTCTAAAGTGCCCGGATGGATCGAGTCAGACTACTTCCAGGGAGAAGAGGGCAAAGAGAACAGGGCCAAAGCTGAAGCCAAGGCGTCGCCCAACAAGGGGAAAGATTCTTCCTAA